The window AGGACGTGTATCACCTGTCTCAGAATCAATGATTGAACTGTAAATATGCGGAATAAATTTTTCAACACCCGCATCTAACGCGATTTGTAGAATTTCTTCATAGTTTTCTAAATCAATTCCACCAGTTGGTTCTAAAGCAAAATCATTATCTGCGCAAGCTTTTGCAACTACTTTATACTCCTCAATATGTGCTAAACCTTTCATTGGGAAATATTTAATCGATGAGCCACCCATATCTTTTAATAAAGCAATAGCCGTTTCAACAGGCACTTCCAAAGCTGGCATACCTGAAGATAATGGGCCTGTTGCAATATTAACATAGCCCACTTTCCCAGTTGGCGATACTAAACCATTAATAAACGTCTCTTCTTGCTTCAAAACAGCTCTTGAACCACCCACACCAGTAAATACTTGGTTAACATGTTGTGGCTGTAATACTTCTGATAAACGAGTAACCATTTGACTTTGATTAGGATCACCAGCGCCTAACCCAACTGATAACGCATTGTCTGTTGCTTCTTGATAACGTTTCATATCCTCAATAGCTGCCTGATCTGTTGCATAATTTTTTGATAACACGCCTAATACAACATGTCCATCTGCTGCTTCATAACATTCTTTTGCATTCTCTACAGAATTAGCTAAAACATTTAAACACACTCTATCTTGGTAAAATTTTGGTTGTTTGTTCATTATTTATTCTCCTCAATTATATGATTAAATTTCTTAACAATCTCATCCATTTCATCTTTATTTACTGAGCGAATATCAAATTCAATAATACCGTTATTGGCTTGATACTCTCGTGTATAAACTGATGGAGAGCCTTTTTTTAACGCTGCAATCATGTCAAAGGCTGAGAATTCAAGATTATTCAAGTCCACTTTAGCACGATAAATATCTCGACCTGCACCATCTTGAACAATTGTAGCGACTACATCATCTATAGCATTTAATTGTTCAATGAACGGTTCTAAACGTTCAATCATCGATTGACCACTTTCTGAACCATACGTCAAATATTCTTCAATGGCTCTTGTTAAGCCTAAAATATTTTCTTTTCCGATTTTCATTGAGCGGCCTAACCCTTTACTTTGAAGTTGAATCCAGCCAATATAGGGGTCTTTTCCTATCACCAACCCTGAACTTGGTCCTTCAATAGCTTTTCCTCCACTATAAATAGCCAAATCAACACCTTGTTGATAGTACTTGACTAAATCTTCTTCTGCTGCAGCATCTAGAACTAAAGGTAGCTGATGCTTTTTGGCAATTGACACCATTTCTTCAATACTCAGCATACTTTTTTGGACTGTATGATGACTTTTTACGTAAAATAACGCAGCCGTTTTTTCATTAATTAACATCTCCACTTGTTCTGGATGACATTCATTAGCATATCCGGCTTCTACAACGACGCCACCACCTTGTTGAATCATTAATTCAACGCTCGTACCGTAGTTAACGTTATGACCTTTTGGTAAAATGATTTCTCTTTTAGTAAACTTATCAGAATATGGATGCATCAGATGGTAATGATCCCCTTCTCCAATCAAGGCGGCAATACTTTGCGCTATCCCTGCACTGGCGGATGAAACAATCGTAGCATTTTCCGTACCTAACTTCTCTGCAATATAAGCGCCTG is drawn from Vagococcus xieshaowenii and contains these coding sequences:
- a CDS encoding DgaE family pyridoxal phosphate-dependent ammonia lyase, with product MDVFEKYNLNRVINASGKMTILGVSKVSDGVVLDQKIGGQSFFEMSDLIEKTGAYIAEKLGTENATIVSSASAGIAQSIAALIGEGDHYHLMHPYSDKFTKREIILPKGHNVNYGTSVELMIQQGGGVVVEAGYANECHPEQVEMLINEKTAALFYVKSHHTVQKSMLSIEEMVSIAKKHQLPLVLDAAAEEDLVKYYQQGVDLAIYSGGKAIEGPSSGLVIGKDPYIGWIQLQSKGLGRSMKIGKENILGLTRAIEEYLTYGSESGQSMIERLEPFIEQLNAIDDVVATIVQDGAGRDIYRAKVDLNNLEFSAFDMIAALKKGSPSVYTREYQANNGIIEFDIRSVNKDEMDEIVKKFNHIIEENK
- the dagF gene encoding 2-dehydro-3-deoxy-phosphogluconate aldolase, with amino-acid sequence MNKQPKFYQDRVCLNVLANSVENAKECYEAADGHVVLGVLSKNYATDQAAIEDMKRYQEATDNALSVGLGAGDPNQSQMVTRLSEVLQPQHVNQVFTGVGGSRAVLKQEETFINGLVSPTGKVGYVNIATGPLSSGMPALEVPVETAIALLKDMGGSSIKYFPMKGLAHIEEYKVVAKACADNDFALEPTGGIDLENYEEILQIALDAGVEKFIPHIYSSIIDSETGDTRPEDVKKLYEMTQSLINNK